TCTGCTTTCTTTGATTTAGAGAAAGCATACGATACCCCAAGGCGCTATGGTATCATCCGTAACCTGATCGCCTTTGGTAGCTCGGGAAATATGCTGTCCACCATTCAAAGTTATCTTTCTGGACGAACATTCAAGGTCCGTGTAGGGAACTCGTTATCCAAGCAGTTTATACAAGAGAACGGTATCCCTCAAGGCGGCGTTCTTAGCTGCACTCTTTTTATAGTGAAAATGAATTCATTAAAGAGCATCCTGCCTAAATCTATATTCTACTCCGTATATGTCGACGATGTACAAATAAGTTATAAGTCATGTAATTTGGCCATCTGTGAGCGGCAAAATCAACCAGGAGTAAACAAAGTAGCAAAGTGGGAAGACCAAAACGGATTTAAACTCAATTCATCAAAGACTAAGCGTACTCCACAAAAAAGCGTGTATTAGACCTGAACCCTACATCACACTTAACGGGCAGAGTATTGCTGTCCAAAATAAAAAGAGCAGAAATTTCTTGGCGTCATAGTTGACGAAAACcttacattcatcaaacacattaagCACCTTAGACATAAATGCATAAAATCAATGAACCTTTTAAAAATCCTGTCCCACCAGTCTCGCGGTACAGATCGAGACTGCCTGCTGAGTCCTCTAAATAGTGTAGCAATATCACGTATAGACTCAGTAGTGTACGAGTCAGCACGAAAAAGGCTCCTTAAAAATGCTTGACGCTGTGTACCACCTTGGTCTGCggttggctactggtgctttccGTACAAGCCAAATCGCAAGTTTGTACGTTGAGGCGGACCGATGTCACTTGAACGACGACGGAAATACACAAGTATAACGTATGCTACGAAGGTATCATCTCATGCCGACCATCCATGCAATGCGCTTTTGCGAAACCCAACCAGTAAACTACTGTTTTCCAACCGACCGTctgaaaccccacctttaccCATTAGAGTCGCCACACTTGTCCAAGACTTAAATATACCAGTCTCCAAAATTCTGGTAACTTCTTCTAAAGACATAATCGCTCCCTGGCAAGTGTATCCAAGTGACGgcgacacatcttttcgtgaggTTGGTAAGAATGGGCCACCAATTGGcataaaacagcatttcctgtccctacaaggaaaatatcagtgcacagagttctacactgatgcctcaaagacatcctcagttccatgtgcaatgcacagttgtctattttctaaaacaaaaacaatgaatagacACACAAGGATATTTAGTGCGGAATGCCGTGGTATTCTgttggctgttagattcatcttCGAAAAGAAAGTCCCAAGCTCTGTTATATACTCTGATTCCTTAAGTGCGAGTATGGCCCTGTCTTCTGGGAAACCCTGTAAAAACCCTGTACtgaattccctcttgaaatgCTTTATGTCTGCACACACATTGAACCTTAAAATTAGAGTACGCTGGGTACCAGGTCACTATGGAATAGACGGAAATGAAGAGGCTGataggcttgcagcatcaggtgcCGAACAGAGTAGGATTGACATAAAACAACTTACATACCAGGATCTCAGGCTATATATTAAGGCTGTActtcgcaaagagtggcagcaggattgggatcAACAAACAGACAACAACCTGCCCACAATAAAACCACGGATTGggaggtatgccacagaaaaacaaaactgATTCAAAGAAGTTGGtctctgcagactgaggataggacatacGTCACACACTCGCATCTAACAGGATACTCCGGCACCGCAATGCGCGAGATGTGGAGTCCACATCTCAGTTGTCCACAAATAAATCATATGCCCCAGACTGGATATGCAAAGGCGACAGCACTTTCATGAACTTTAGCATACCATTATTTTTAGGAGATCACCGCATGTTCTCACTGGATAGGGTTTTTACATTTTTAACTGATGTAGGTTTTTTAAGAGAGATTTTATATTCAAAGTaacctcagcacctcctcattgctgaAGAGTGTGTTCAGCTCACCCATAGCTACCAGAGGCCTCGCCCCTCTTGCTGaagcaaggactgtggttgaggCTACCTGGCTTCGGCATTCATACATAACTCCACTTAGAACAATCTTAGGCATTATACATCATTTTAAGCCATTCCACCAGATTTAAGGCACCCTATTCAGActataatcatgcacatactactcttaggccctatacacctgcttttaatgctatcatctatacacattttagcccgagtcgaccaagaacctcgtgtttggcgctctttggccttagttgcccttacgccataaaaacctagcatcatcatcaactAAGCCAGCGTAGGCGTTCGCCAGCAGCAGTGGCATGAAAAATGCCAGATGGCGTCACCGTCGTatcaaaggaaaatgaaatttctTCCGAAAATGCCGCGAATTTAACACAGGACATTCAGAGCGAGACGAGCATGCAAACCATGGGCCGTAAAAACTTGTGATTTTCGGTGAGCAAAGGTGAATATATTTCGTCTTATGACTGTATGCTAGTGaataggtgtgtcattagaaaggaataaaaacataagacaatgctttcgcattcactgAGAATATTAGCGTTAAGTGTCCTCCGTAACTTCTACATACTTATGACCATACCATTCGTTTATTTATTTGCGAATAGACAGCGGGGAGCTGAAAAGCTGCAGCGCAAAGAAGTCTAcataaagaagaaaaacagaacaAATGCGCtaactaccaactgtttattggaagaaaaggggcaTATTTGTAACCCTCACTCACCATGTGACACCGCTCTATCACTGGAAACACAGTAAGCAGTAATCTGCTAACAATATTAAACAGAAATAACAGAAGACTTATCAACAATGCGCTTAAAGAACTAGCCTATACAAAGATTATTCAAAGCACTAGCTTACACAagaaagataaaccaaacaaatcTTAGCAATAGCAGTGTCATGCATTCAAAGCAGACAGTGGGGGCAAGGAATCGTCAAACCGGTaacttttttattaaaataaattAAGGAGGAGCCTACAtattacacacacaaaaaagaatattTGTGCACGGTGTATGATAAATGTTCAAGAATTACTTAACACGTGCGCCATTATCTGAGTGTATTGCCCCCTGACTTGGTCTGCGTGCAGGTGGAAATAGACGGGCTTGGGATGCAAGGTGTTACCTACACCGAGGACTGCCTGCGGCTGAACGTGTGGGTCCCCGAGAGCGTCGTGCGTCTCGGCACCAGTCGGCCAGTGCTAGTGTGGATTCACGGCGGAGGCTTCAACTTGGGCAGCTCCACTCAGGCTGACTACAGCGGCGCCACGATCTCCGCCATGGCTGACTTGCTGGTCGTTTCGATGAACTACCGCCTCGGCATTCTGGGCTTCATGAGCGCCGACTCTCCCGAGGCTCCGGGCAACGTGGGCCTGCTGGACCAGCTCATGGCCCTGCAGTGGGTACAGCGCAACATTGCGTCCTTCGGTGGCGACCCGAAGCGAGTCACCTTGTTCGGAGAGAGTGCGGGCGCGGCGAGTGCGCACGCCCACGTCCTGTCGCCGATGAGCGAGGGCCTCTTCAGGAGAGCGGTGCTGATGAGCGGCAGCATGTCCAGCATAGACATGTGGGACATGGTCCACGAAAGCATGGCCAAGGGCAGCAAAGTGGCCGACATCGTGGGCTGCTCCAAAGGCGGAAGCATCGATCTCTCGTCCAATGCAGACGAAATCGTACACTGCTTTAGGCGCAAGTCTGCTGACGAGCTGGTGAGGGCTGCCGCCGAAAGTGTGGCGCCGAAGTTCACTGCATTCTTACCCACATACCATGACTCATTCTTGCCCAGAATGCCTCTGGCCGCCGTGAAAAGAGGATTTTTTGGACCCGTAGACATTCTAGCGGGCGTCACTTCGGACGAAGCCGCGTTCCCGTTCCTGGCTTCGGCAAAGCCGGAGCTCTTGACGGAAGATTTGGAGGCGTCAGAAGGCCTCGCCCATGATCTCAACGCTGCCGTGTCGGCGTGGCTAAAGTTCGATACACCAGGCATAATCGATAAATACACCGCCAATGCTCCTAAGGGCGACGGGAACGCGCTTCGGAGGCGGTACATCGACTACTTATCGGACCGGATGTTCAACTGCCCTTTGCGGTTCCTCGCAGAGATGCACAGTGCGAGGGACAACAACGTTTTCGTGTACGTGTTCAGCCACAAGTCGCCGACGGCGCCGTTCCCCAGCTGGATGGGCGCTCCTCACACCTCCGACTTGGAATACGCCTTCGGCCACGCGTACGCTCAGCAACCCGGCTCACCCGACGGCCGCATGAGCGGGGCTTTCGTGCGGATCCTGGCCACCTTCGCAGAAAGCGGGTGCGTTCCAACCCTTACGCCTCTGCTTTTGTCCTGTTTGTTAAGGCGCTGTCCATTTGCTAAaagccaagcgtagcagaggCGGCAGTGTGATAGGTGGGCGGATGCCATAAGAAAGTCTGCGGAGGAAGGCGGAACTAGCTGCCGCATGatcgggttaattggagggatatggggaGGCCtctttcctgcagtgggcgtagtttgattgatgatgatgatgacattaatGCGATGGCTTAGAGTGGGTGCAACGCGACTACAGCTGCGTAGAGAGAGACCCAGTAACAGAAAATGCAGTTCACGTTTCGATCCAACAGTGGCTAGTAACTCATTGTCTTCCGAAAGTATGGCGCTTATTTCGATTATGCAGGGTTTCTCCTGTCTTAGGGATTGTGGAAAGGCGCGAACAGAAACAGTAGCATTCTAGGCGAGAGGTGAGGTGTGCAAAGCAGGTACCTATAGTAATTAGTGCGTGATTTTCATTTTTGGCTTCTATCGCAGAGGGGCAATTTTTTTTGGTAGCGTTGTTTGTtacctctgggcataagggggtTAGCAAGTCATTTCAAGCTGAAAGCGGGTGTAACTAGTGTTTAAAGTGAGAAGACCTAATTACTAGTACGAAAGAACAAGAATTAAGAAGCTGGTGGTCTCTGTTCGTCTGCCTTTGTTCTTGTTGTTTGGCGCCAGTTATTATGTCTTCTCACTCAAAATCTGCGGCAACTGTCCAGTGCTTACATGAATTATGCTTGGACCACTGTGGTTATCTACCCGGCAAAACTAGAACACCATACGCTGCGCCCTTCTCTGCGCTAGTGATTCAAAACAGACAAACATCACACATTTAGTGACAATAATGATAGTGATGTGAAGGTGATTTTAAAAATTATAAAACAGCCCAGTTCCCAGGCATCAATGGATTTTGCAATGTCTCTATCTATAGATTGATAGATAAATAAACCGATACGTATAGATAAATAGAAAGATATTATTAGGCATAGTATTTATAATATAACATAATATTGCTATTATAATTATACCAGCGTTTGAGTGGTTTGGCGGATGTTGATCCAAGGCAGAGGGACGCACTAACCGCGAATACTTTTTATATATTTTGTAGAGCGCTATAATGTATGATGACGTCGTTCTAACGAAGGCTGAGGGTAGGAAGAATAGTTTTTTGCTTAAAGTATCACCCCAGAATTGCCTCAAGGCAGCAGACACTCTCAGAAGAGATTTAAAATTCGGAAATCTGAAA
The genomic region above belongs to Amblyomma americanum isolate KBUSLIRL-KWMA chromosome 9, ASM5285725v1, whole genome shotgun sequence and contains:
- the LOC144104939 gene encoding acetylcholinesterase-like isoform X1; this translates as MVRGVVLVVLLKAIVASEMYVERDTAGGRVRGTVLRAAGRNVEQYRSIPFAEAPIGELRFRPPRPREPWTGTLDATASTAATACPQVEIDGLGMQGVTYTEDCLRLNVWVPESVVRLGTSRPVLVWIHGGGFNLGSSTQADYSGATISAMADLLVVSMNYRLGILGFMSADSPEAPGNVGLLDQLMALQWVQRNIASFGGDPKRVTLFGESAGAASAHAHVLSPMSEGLFRRAVLMSGSMSSIDMWDMVHESMAKGSKVADIVGCSKGGSIDLSSNADEIVHCFRRKSADELVRAAAESVAPKFTAFLPTYHDSFLPRMPLAAVKRGFFGPVDILAGVTSDEAAFPFLASAKPELLTEDLEASEGLAHDLNAAVSAWLKFDTPGIIDKYTANAPKGDGNALRRRYIDYLSDRMFNCPLRFLAEMHSARDNNVFVYVFSHKSPTAPFPSWMGAPHTSDLEYAFGHAYAQQPGSPDGRMSGAFVRILATFAESGVPELPSGQKWPKYTRSSPVVITMGHGQFNETRGFRESECERWKSVI
- the LOC144104939 gene encoding acetylcholinesterase-like isoform X2, producing the protein MVRGVVLVVLLKAIVASEMYVERDTAGGRVRGTVLRAAGRNVEQYRSIPFAEAPIGELRFRPPRPREPWTGTLDATASTAATACPQVEIDGLGMQGVTYTEDCLRLNVWVPESVVRLGTSRPVLVWIHGGGFNLGSSTQADYSGATISAMADLLVVSMNYRLGILGFMSADSPEAPGNVGLLDQLMALQWVQRNIASFGGDPKRVTLFGESAGAASAHAHVLSPMSEGLFRRAVLMSGSMSSIDMWDMVHESMAKGSKVADIVGCSKGGSIDLSSNADEIVHCFRRKSADELVRAAAESVAPKFTAFLPTYHDSFLPRMPLAAVKRGFFGPVDILAGVTSDEAAFPFLASAKPELLTEDLEASEGLAHDLNAAVSAWLKFDTPGIIDKYTANAPKGDGNALRRRYIDYLSDRMFNCPLRFLAEMHSARDNNVFVYVFSHKSPTAPFPSWMGAPHTSDLEYAFGHAYAQQPGSPDGRMSGAFVRILATFAESGYLR